Genomic segment of Borreliella afzelii:
GTCTTGTTTTGCTTGATCCTCAATTGATTTTTTCATAAAACCATACAAAAACCCAACAATCCCGCCCCCAACTTTACTTATAGCGTTACCAATAACATTTCCTAAGGCGCTACCTATTGCAATTTTGGCAACAAGTCCTTTTCCTTGAGAAGCTGCTAGCATTTTACTTTTTGCTTTTGATTCTTTTGCAAGTTCTTTATACTCAAGGCGTCTTTTATCTCTATCAGACATTAAAGATCTTTTAAAAGCCTCTTTTCTAGCTTTTTCAAAACCCATGCCCTGTTTCATAAGCTTTTTAGTTTGTGTAAGTCTATATTTCTCAACACGCTCTCTTAAGCTTTCAAATTTAGATTGTTTGTTTAGTTCTTTTTTCTTATCAGACAAATTACTTTTTACAATATCTTTAGTACTACCCAAACTAGATTTTTTAGGTTTAAGATATTTTTCCATTTTGGTAATATCTTGCTCAATAGCCTTTTTTGTTGCTGCATGATCAAGAACACCTTTAAATTTAATGGTGAATTTGTCGCTCATTAAGCCCTCATTTGCTTAAAATTCATTCATACAACTCTTTTTCTAATTTAAGATCAGCAATTCGATTGACTTCTAAAAGCTCATCATAAGGCAATTTCTTAACATCATCGTATGAGCAAATATTCATAATCACTGGAAAATAGTATTTATCGTTCTTTATCTCGTCAATCAAGTTGAAATACTTTTT
This window contains:
- a CDS encoding DUF1322 family protein, which produces MRKINKEIDKAIANLNESRKKYFNLIDEIKNDKYYFPVIMNICSYDDVKKLPYDELLEVNRIADLKLEKELYE